A part of Citrifermentans bremense genomic DNA contains:
- a CDS encoding metal ABC transporter substrate-binding protein — MKRLLMLMLLLALVAAGCSRQQESDDRLQVVTTLFPLYDFAKRIGGEKAQVTLLLPPGTEPHSFEPRPEDVVRVNRADLFIYTNPVMEPWASSIVNAIDRGKVGIVEGSKGIALQPPEPDPYDPHHEAHAQADPHVWLDFGNAQVIARNIQDAFIGRDPANKAYYQQNAAKLIADLSALDERFRQTLAQCPKKVLLHGGHYAFGYLARHYGLKYISASAVNADAEPTPAKLAELVQIMRRENLHYVYTEELLSPRVAETIARETGAKVLMLRAGHNVTRDDLARGVSFISLMDENLKNLKTGLQ; from the coding sequence GTGAAACGCTTATTGATGCTGATGCTACTTCTGGCCCTGGTCGCTGCCGGCTGCAGCAGGCAGCAAGAAAGTGACGACAGGCTCCAGGTCGTGACCACGCTGTTTCCGCTCTACGACTTCGCCAAGAGGATCGGCGGGGAAAAGGCGCAGGTCACCCTGCTGCTCCCCCCGGGCACGGAGCCGCACAGCTTCGAACCCCGCCCGGAGGACGTGGTGCGTGTCAACCGCGCCGACCTCTTCATCTACACCAACCCGGTGATGGAGCCGTGGGCCTCGTCGATCGTCAACGCCATAGACCGGGGGAAGGTCGGGATCGTGGAGGGGAGCAAGGGAATCGCGCTGCAGCCCCCCGAACCGGACCCGTACGACCCCCACCACGAGGCGCACGCCCAGGCCGACCCCCACGTCTGGCTCGATTTCGGCAACGCCCAGGTGATCGCGCGCAACATCCAGGACGCATTCATCGGGCGGGACCCGGCCAACAAGGCGTACTACCAGCAGAACGCGGCGAAGCTCATCGCGGATCTCTCCGCGCTCGACGAGCGTTTCCGGCAGACCCTGGCGCAATGCCCCAAGAAGGTCCTCTTGCATGGCGGCCACTACGCCTTCGGCTACCTGGCGAGGCATTACGGGCTGAAATACATCTCCGCCTCGGCGGTGAACGCCGACGCCGAGCCGACCCCGGCGAAACTTGCGGAACTGGTGCAGATCATGCGCCGCGAAAACCTGCACTACGTCTACACCGAGGAGCTGTTGAGCCCGAGGGTGGCCGAAACCATCGCTCGCGAGACCGGAGCGAAGGTGCTCATGCTGCGGGCGGGGCACAACGTCACCAGGGACGACCTGGCGCGCGGCGTCAGCTTCATCTCGCTCATGGATGAGAACCTGAAGAACCTGAAGACGGGGCTGCAATGA
- a CDS encoding Fur family transcriptional regulator, giving the protein MEQRHAVALKQFNMKATPKRLAILALLEAEHGYASPEELWKRLRDRFDRVGLPTVYRILEELAASGILSKVIHPNRQLYYYFCSNQEHHHHFVCLSCRKVEDIPSCGIEALEREVSLKNGGKVLSHILQLNGLCRGCADKGVAA; this is encoded by the coding sequence ATGGAGCAGCGTCACGCAGTGGCACTGAAGCAGTTCAACATGAAGGCCACACCGAAACGGCTGGCAATACTGGCGTTGCTTGAGGCGGAGCACGGTTACGCGAGCCCCGAGGAACTCTGGAAGCGGCTGCGCGACAGGTTCGACCGCGTGGGGCTTCCCACGGTCTACCGGATCCTGGAGGAACTGGCGGCCAGCGGCATCCTTTCCAAGGTGATCCATCCCAACCGTCAACTCTATTACTACTTTTGCAGCAACCAGGAGCATCATCATCACTTCGTCTGCCTCTCCTGCCGCAAGGTGGAGGACATCCCCTCCTGCGGGATCGAGGCGCTGGAGCGCGAGGTGAGCCTGAAAAACGGAGGAAAAGTGCTTTCCCACATTCTGCAGCTGAACGGCCTTTGCCGCGGCTGCGCCGACAAGGGGGTGGCCGCGTGA
- a CDS encoding PilZ-like domain-containing protein → MQNETCNYRDYFHAGQKARVEMALAGDRVFNDGAIVTSVHDTEIRLRLFRERLPADVHLHQAPLVVRVGASGNSYRCNGVVLGDLTEEELRVEFVDRVTPEDQREYFRLNTEIPVILFNVTAGTAEESGSGGLRVAAQDSLPRIVNISGGGLKTETEMAMTRDDIVYATFHLPLSEPKVIPVVAQVMHSENIKRGSGVIYSAGLRFMHINERDRDAIVRFVCNEEIKRIRISRKDFYSLGG, encoded by the coding sequence ATGCAAAACGAGACCTGCAACTACAGGGACTATTTCCATGCAGGGCAAAAGGCAAGGGTAGAGATGGCGCTTGCCGGGGACCGGGTGTTCAATGACGGCGCCATAGTCACTTCGGTACACGACACCGAGATACGCCTGCGTCTTTTCCGGGAAAGGCTCCCCGCAGACGTGCATCTGCACCAGGCGCCGCTTGTGGTGCGGGTCGGGGCAAGCGGCAACAGCTACCGCTGTAATGGCGTGGTACTGGGCGACTTGACGGAAGAGGAACTCCGGGTCGAGTTCGTCGACCGCGTAACCCCCGAGGACCAACGGGAATACTTCCGGCTTAACACCGAGATCCCGGTGATACTGTTCAACGTCACCGCCGGCACCGCGGAGGAGAGCGGCTCGGGCGGGCTGAGGGTCGCGGCGCAGGACAGCCTGCCGCGCATCGTCAACATCAGCGGCGGAGGGTTGAAGACGGAGACGGAGATGGCCATGACCCGGGACGACATCGTCTACGCCACCTTCCATCTCCCCCTTTCCGAGCCGAAGGTGATCCCAGTGGTAGCGCAGGTCATGCACAGCGAGAACATCAAGCGCGGCAGCGGCGTCATCTACAGCGCCGGGCTCCGCTTCATGCACATCAACGAGAGGGACCGCGACGCGATAGTACGGTTCGTCTGCAACGAGGAGATCAAGAGGATCAGGATCAGCAGGAAGGATTTCTACTCCCTCGGCGGCTAA
- the cobD gene encoding threonine-phosphate decarboxylase CobD encodes MSKKHEHGGNVFAVARMLGVAPEQILDFSASINPLGMSPGVRDALTGCLDRLLHYPDKGAAELRERIAAYHGIRAEEILPASGSTELIHLLPRVVGGRKGLIVAPAFAEYAEALDRAGWEIDYLTLSSADNFALPLPLLWEKLGEGVDMVFICNPGNPTGALVPRREMETVVELCREHGTFLVLDEAFMDFCEEESAKELIRHSPRAVLLRSMTKFFAIPGLRLGYAIAAPETVEAIAALQDPWSVNTAAQVAGVAALMDAGYCARTREYVDAERERLARGLSAIPGLRVFPSRANYLLVEICDGRSARELRERLTPEGVLVRDCGNFEGLDGRFFRVAVRLREENERLLELLGKK; translated from the coding sequence CGCCAGGATGCTGGGAGTAGCGCCTGAGCAGATCCTCGACTTCTCGGCGAGCATCAACCCGCTAGGCATGTCGCCGGGGGTGCGCGATGCACTGACCGGCTGCCTGGACCGCCTGCTACATTACCCCGACAAGGGCGCTGCCGAATTGAGGGAGAGAATCGCGGCCTACCACGGGATCCGCGCCGAGGAGATCCTCCCGGCCAGCGGTTCCACAGAGTTGATACACCTCCTTCCCCGGGTAGTGGGCGGGAGAAAGGGACTCATAGTGGCGCCCGCTTTCGCCGAGTACGCCGAGGCGCTCGATCGCGCCGGATGGGAGATCGACTACCTGACCCTGTCCAGCGCCGACAACTTCGCACTGCCGCTCCCCCTTTTATGGGAAAAGCTCGGGGAGGGGGTCGACATGGTCTTCATCTGCAACCCGGGGAACCCCACCGGGGCCCTGGTGCCTCGACGCGAGATGGAGACGGTGGTGGAGCTCTGCCGCGAGCACGGCACTTTCCTGGTGCTGGACGAGGCGTTCATGGACTTCTGCGAGGAGGAGTCGGCGAAAGAGCTGATTCGCCACTCTCCGCGGGCGGTCCTGCTGCGCTCCATGACCAAGTTCTTCGCCATCCCGGGGCTGCGCCTGGGGTACGCCATCGCCGCGCCCGAAACCGTCGAGGCCATCGCCGCGCTGCAGGACCCGTGGAGCGTCAATACTGCGGCCCAGGTCGCAGGCGTCGCGGCGCTTATGGATGCAGGTTATTGCGCGCGCACCAGGGAGTACGTGGACGCCGAACGGGAGCGGCTGGCAAGGGGCCTTTCAGCCATCCCCGGACTCCGGGTTTTCCCTTCCCGGGCGAACTACCTGCTGGTGGAGATCTGCGACGGACGGAGCGCGCGCGAGCTGCGTGAAAGGCTCACTCCAGAAGGGGTGCTGGTGAGGGATTGCGGAAACTTCGAGGGACTGGACGGGCGGTTTTTCAGGGTGGCGGTGCGGCTCAGGGAGGAGAATGAGCGCCTGCTGGAATTGCTTGGAAAAAAATAA